In Calditrichota bacterium, the sequence CCACCATTTTTTTTCGATTCGTAGGACTCCGGCCGATCTGTGTCTCAATCCGACCGGATCGCGGGCTCGGCACGCCCCACACCAACGCCCAGTATTCCCGCTCAATTGTGCGATTTCGAAATTGATCAGAGAGAACGCGGTGAGTTCGGTCGTCCTTTGCCGCTACCAGCAAACCAGACGTGTCCATATCCAGCCGATGGACAATGCCCGGGCGCAGCTCTCCCCCAATTCCGGACAAATCGTGACAATGGTACAAAAGAGCATTTACCAACGTTCCGGTGTAATGTCCCACAGCGGGATGGACCACCAAACCGGCCGGTTTGTTAATGACCAGTAAATACTCGTCTTCATAAACAATATTCAGGGGAATGTCTTCGGCTATCATATCATACTTTTTGGGGGGAGGAATATCGATGGCAATCCGATCTCCGGGAACAATCAAATAACTGGCTTTCTGCACCTTGCCATTCACCCGGATTTTCTCTTCGTCGATTAATCTTTGAAAAAAAGAGCGGGAAAAATGACCAATCGTTCGTGTCAGAAATACGTCGAGTCTCTCTTTTTCCTTTTTGGGAGGAACGATGATTTCTCTTTTTTCTGCCACAGCATTCGGTTGATCATCCATTGACGTCCAAAGGAGGTTTTAGGTGGTTTGTGAGTGCTGCTCTGCGGCTACTTCCGACTCGTTCTTGGTAAGGATTTCCGGTTCATCTTTTTTCAGAAGAATCACCGTAATCAGCAAAATCATCCCAATGCTGACCGCAGCATCCGCCACATTAAAAACATACCATCGCAACGAGCCAAAACCGACATCAATAAAATCAACCACAGCACCGGAAAAGACACGATCAATGAGATTACCGATGGCTCCGCCCAAAATAAGGGCCAGAGCAATTCGAATCATGGGACGGTCATTTTGGGCCTTAAAGAGGTAGATCAAGATAATCAGGCTGGCCACTATTGAAAATGCCGTAAAAAACACGCGGCTTCCGATGTGAATTCCAAAGGCCATTCCCGTATTTTCAATATAGGTGTATCGGACAAAATTGCCCAGTAGCTTTTTCGAGTGGCCGAGGATCATGTAATTTTTCGTGAACAGTTTGGTTGCCTGATCCAAAACGACAATCCCCAGCGATAAAAGTAATAGCTTCCAATCTATCTTAAATTTCATAATTCCTCAAAAATTCTCTTGTAATCAATGACCTAACATTCACCGAATCGGATCATTCGGGATCAAAAAAACACGACGTTTATTTTTCAGCCATTTATTTTGATCAAATCGCGCCTGCTCAGTCCTATATCGAATTGTCGTCGGTGTCGTTTTATCTTTTTCTGATAGTTTCAACTCACTCTTCTTTCGATTGTTCCTCTTTTGATTTGCATTCAATGCACAACCTGGCATGAGGAACCGCTTCCAGCCGGTCTTTGCTGATCGGCTTTCCACACTCCTGACACAGGCCATACGTGCCGCTCTTAATTCGCTCAAGAGCACGATCGATGTGATAAATAAGGCGATCTTCCCGATACGCAAACATGAAGGCTTTTTCGCGTTCGTTGGCGTCGGTGGCCTGATCAGCCATGTGAAAATTATAGGCTGAAATTTCGCCGCTGGAATCCTTCATTGTTTTTTTGAAAGAGTTTTCCTTGATGTATTCAATCTCATCCAGCAGTTCATTTCGCTTTTTGAGAAGCAATTTTTTGTAATGCTCCAATTCTCTTTTTGTCATTGTTCTTCTCCTAACCCGCTTCAGACGGATTTGACTCCATTGATTATCCCTTCAAATCAAAAGAATTCTCAAACATCTATCGAAAAACCAATTTGCTTCAGATCATTCTTT encodes:
- a CDS encoding RluA family pseudouridine synthase, translating into MDDQPNAVAEKREIIVPPKKEKERLDVFLTRTIGHFSRSFFQRLIDEEKIRVNGKVQKASYLIVPGDRIAIDIPPPKKYDMIAEDIPLNIVYEDEYLLVINKPAGLVVHPAVGHYTGTLVNALLYHCHDLSGIGGELRPGIVHRLDMDTSGLLVAAKDDRTHRVLSDQFRNRTIEREYWALVWGVPSPRSGRIETQIGRSPTNRKKMV
- the lspA gene encoding signal peptidase II; the encoded protein is MKFKIDWKLLLLSLGIVVLDQATKLFTKNYMILGHSKKLLGNFVRYTYIENTGMAFGIHIGSRVFFTAFSIVASLIILIYLFKAQNDRPMIRIALALILGGAIGNLIDRVFSGAVVDFIDVGFGSLRWYVFNVADAAVSIGMILLITVILLKKDEPEILTKNESEVAAEQHSQTT
- a CDS encoding TraR/DksA family transcriptional regulator; translated protein: MTKRELEHYKKLLLKKRNELLDEIEYIKENSFKKTMKDSSGEISAYNFHMADQATDANEREKAFMFAYREDRLIYHIDRALERIKSGTYGLCQECGKPISKDRLEAVPHARLCIECKSKEEQSKEE